The DNA window GCGAGGACGCCGCCGAGGCGGCCAACATCGCCAAGTTCGCCGCCGCCGACGCCTCGCTGAAGGCGCTCGACCAGGCGATCCAGACGCACGGCGGCAACGGGCTGTCGCGCGAGTACGGCCTGGCCGACCTGTGGTTCGCGGCCCGGCTGCTGCGTACCGCCCCCGTCAGCCGGGAGATGGTGCTCAACTACGTCGCCCAGCACAGCCTCCAGCTGCCCCCTTCCTACTGACCGCACGCTCCCCAGAGACGAAAGAGGTTCCATCGATGGCAGGTGTAGAGGACCGCGTGATCGCCGTGACCGGCGCCGGAGGAGGGCTCGGCCGCGAGTACGCGCTGCTGCTCGCCCGCTCCGGGGCGAAGGTCGTGGTCAACGACCTGGGCGGCGCGCGTGACGGCACGGGCTCCGGCAGCGCCATGGCCGACGCGGTGGTCGCCGAGATCACCGGCGCGGGCGGGCAGGCCGTGGCGGACTACCACAGCGTGGCCACCGAGGAGGGCGGCGCCGGCGTCGTCCGTACCGCGCTGGAAGCCTTCGGCCGCATCGACGGCGTGGTGAGCAACGCCGGGATCCTGCGCGACGTGGCCTTCCACAAGATGACCCACGAGCAGTGGGACGCGGTGATCCAGGTCCACCTCCACGGCACCTACCACGTCGTGCGCGCCGCCTGGCCGCACTTCAGGGAGCAGGGGCGCGGCAGGGTGGTGGTCGCCACCTCCAACACCGGCCTGTACGGCAACTTCGGCCAGGCCAACTACGGCGCCGCCAAGCTCGGCATGGTCGGCCTGATCAACACCCTCGCCATCGAGGGCCGCAAGTACGACATCCTGGCCAACGCGGTCGCGCCGCAGGCGGCCACCCGCATGACGGAGGACATCGCGCCGCCCGAGCTGCTGGCCAAGCTGCCGGCCGCGCACGTCGCGCCGATCGTCGGCCACCTGCTCACCGACGAGTGCGCCGACAGCGGCACCGTGGTCGTCGTCGGCGGCGGGCTCTGCACCCGGGTCCAGCTCTACGAGTCCAAGGGCGTCACCTTCGCCGACGT is part of the Nonomuraea coxensis DSM 45129 genome and encodes:
- a CDS encoding SDR family NAD(P)-dependent oxidoreductase, which translates into the protein MAGVEDRVIAVTGAGGGLGREYALLLARSGAKVVVNDLGGARDGTGSGSAMADAVVAEITGAGGQAVADYHSVATEEGGAGVVRTALEAFGRIDGVVSNAGILRDVAFHKMTHEQWDAVIQVHLHGTYHVVRAAWPHFREQGRGRVVVATSNTGLYGNFGQANYGAAKLGMVGLINTLAIEGRKYDILANAVAPQAATRMTEDIAPPELLAKLPAAHVAPIVGHLLTDECADSGTVVVVGGGLCTRVQLYESKGVTFADVPTIEQVGERWAEITDMSGAVAAVNRVG